In the genome of Ferrovibrio terrae, the window AATCGCCGGAAAACGCTGCGAAAATCAGAATTGATCAGTTTTTATGCAACCTCCGGAAGTCAACCGGTTGGTTGACAGAGACCTCCGCCTGCATTGGCGCAGTCATAGACCGCACCTTGACCTTCCCATCATGGGAAGCCTTATCTGATACGGCAGGTTCGATCCTTTTTGAAAGCTTCAGTCATGTCGATCTCGCAAAGCCTCGATCTGCCGGTCACCGGAATGAGCTGCGCCTCCTGCGCCGGCCGGGTGGAAAAAGCGCTGCGCGCTTTGCCCGGTGTGCAGAGCGCCAGCGTCAATCTTGCCTCTGAATCCGCGCATGTGGTGTTCGAAGGCGCCGCCCAAGATACTCTCATGGCGGCGGCGGCGATGCAGGCGGTGAAGAAAGCCGGCTATGCCGTGCCGCAGGAACGCTTTCGTCTCGGCATCAGCGGCATGAGCTGCGCCTCCTGTGTCGGTCGCGTCGAGAAAGCGCTGCGGTCCGTGCCGGGCGTCGCCAGTGCTGCCGTCAATCTCGCCGGTGAAAGCGCTGAGGTGTCTGCCCCGCTCGGCAGCGTTGATGCCGCGCAGCTGATCGCTGCGTTGCGCAAGGCGGGCTATGAGGCACGCCCGTTTGACGATGCCGGCACCGATGCCGCGCCGGCGATCGCGCAGCGTGCCGAGGCAACAGCGAAGGCATTGGCGCGCGAACGCAATCTCGCGCTGCTGACACTGGCGCTCGCAGCACCTTTCGTGGGCGGCATGATCGCCAGCCTGCTCGGCCACCATGATCTGATGCTGTCGCCGCTTGTGCAGTTCCTGATCGCTACGCCGGTGCAGTTCGTGCTTGGCTGGCGCTTTTATCGTGCGGGCTGGAGCGCGCTACGGGCAGGCACCGGCAACATGGATCTTCTGGTGGCGCTCGGCACCACGGCGGCCTGGGGCCTGAGCACCTGGCTTTGGATCGCGGGGTTGCCGCATATCGAGCATGGTGTGGTCCCGCATCTCTATTACGAAGGTTCGATCGCCATCATTGCGTTTGTGCGGCTCGGCAAATGGCTGGAGGCGCGTGCGCGCGGCCAGACGGCCGCGGCGCTGCAGGCGCTACTACGGTTGCGGCCGACCACAGCGCGGCGACGTCGCGCCGATGGCAGTGAGGAAACCGTCGAGACCGCGCTGCTGCAGCCGGGCGACCTGCTGCTGCTGCGGGCTGGCGAGGCCTTTGCCGCCGACGGCATCGTGGTGGAAGGCCATGGCAGCGTCGATGAATCGATGCTGACGGGCGAATCCCTGCCGGTCGACAAGCAGCCGGGCGATACGGTGCGCGCCGGCACGATCAACCGCGACGGCCTGCTGGTGGTGCAGATCGAAGCTATCGCCGGGGAAACCATGCTGGCGCGCATCCTGCGCCTGGTTGAAAGTGCGCAGATGGCCAAGCCACCGGTGCAGCAGCTGGTCGACCGCATCAGCAGCATCTTCGTGCCGGTCGTGCTGTTCATCGCGCTGGTCACCTTTGCCCTCACCTTCACGCTGAACGGCGGCAATGTTGAAATTGCCCTGCTGCATGCCATTGCCGTGCTGGTGATCGCCTGTCCCTGCGCGCTCGGCCTGGCCACGCCGGCGGCGCTGATGGTCGGCACCGGTGTGGCAGCAAAGCATGGCATCCTGATCCGCGATGCCGGCGCACTGGAACAGGCGCGCGACCTGCGGCTGGTTGCCTTCGACAAGACCGGCACGCTGACCGAAGGCCGGCCGGTGGTCGCCGCATTACATGCGATGAATGGTGACGTGGCCGCGTTGCTGCGTTTCGCCGCCGCCCTGCAGGTCGGCTCGCAGCATCCGCTCGCGGCCGCCATCCGTGCGCGCGCCGGCACTGTCGCGCTGCCACCGGTGCAGGACTTCCGCGATTTCGCTGGGCGCGGTGTCTGCGGCACCGTTGAGGGTCGTCATCTGCTGCTAGGTAATGTGCGGCTGCTGCAGGAGCATGGCATCGATGCCGCGCCATTGCGCGCACAGGCCGAGGAACAGGCCGGTCAGGGCCGCACGGTGTCCTGGCTCGCCGACGACCACAGCAAGCAGTTGCTCGGGCTGTTTGCCTTCGGTGACGAACCCCGGGCGACATCAGCCGCCGCCATCGCGCGCCTCAAACAGATGGGCCTGCGCGTCGCCATGCTGTCGGGCGACAGTTTTGCGGCCGCCAATGCCGTAGCCGCACGCCTTGGCATCGACGAGGTGCGCGCCGGCCTGCTGCCGGAAGACAAGGCTGCGGTGCTGGCGCAGCTGCGCAACGATATCGGCGGCGATATCGCCATGGTCGGCGACGGCGTCAACGATGCGCCGGCGCTGGCGGCCAGCGACCTGGGCATTGCCATGGGCAGTGGAACAGACGCGGCGATGCAGACGGCGGGCATCACGCTGATGCGTGGTGATCCGCTGCTGGTGGCCGATGCGATTGACATCGCGCGCGCGACCGATACGCGCATCCGCCAGAATCTTGGCTGGGCGTTTGCCTACAACGTCATCGGCATTCCGCTGGCTGCCTTCGGTCTGCTCGATCCGGTGCTGGCCGGCGGCGCCATGGCATTCAGTTCGGTATCGGTGCTGGCCAATGCGCTGCTGCTGCGGCGCTGGCGGCCCACGACCATCGTCCGTCAGGAGGCGCGGCCATGAATATTGGACAGGCCAGCAATCATTCCGGCGTCAGCGCCAAGATGATCCGCTATTACGAAAGCATCGGCCTGATGCCCGAGGCCGGTCGCACGCAGGCCGGCTATCGCGTCTACAGCGAACGCGACGTGCATCTGCTGCGCTTCGTGCGCCGCTCCCGCGACCTCGGCTTCGCGCTGGAAGATATCCGCATGCTGCTCGGCCTGTGGCAGGATGATGAACGGCCGTCCGCGGCGGTGAAAGATATCGCGATGAAGCATATCGACGAGCTGACGCGCAAGATCGCCGAACTGCAGGCGATGAAGCGCAGCCTGCAGCATCTGGCCGAGGCCTGCCACGGCGACGATCGGCCCGACTGCCCCATTCTTGATGACCTGAGCGGGCCGATACAGACGGATGGCGAAGACGCAGCCTGCTGTGCCAAGAAATAAAAAAAGAACGGCGGGAATTGCTCCCCGCCGTTCCGGCAAAGCGACCGCAGCTGGCCCCCCGCTATACGGCCATCTTCCCGTGACTCAGGTCAGGTCTCAGAACCAGCTGCGGAAACCGACGCGGGCGACATGCTGCGTGCTGTCGTCCAGGCCCTGTGCGCCGTCATTGATCCACTGGTAGCGATAGCTCGGTACGATTTCGAGGCCATCCGACAGCTTGTAGGCGACGCCGGCTTCACCAAAGGCGGTGAAGTCAGTGGCGCTGCCGTCGTTGCCGCCGAGCGTCGAGCCGTTCGAGGTAACGGCCGGGCGGTCATGACGCTGGTGCACGATGCCGGCGCCACCGCCGAAATACGGCGTCAGCGGCGTTCCGGTGGCGACGTCGTAATAGGCTGCGCCGGTCAGCGAATACTGGTCGGTGTCGCCGCCGACGCCGGCGCTGCCGCCATTGGCATGATAGCGCTCGTTGTCGATATTGCCGTAACCCAGGTCGCCTTCAAGGCGGAGGTTGTTGCGGAAGCGATGGCCATACTGGGCGGAGATGCCGGCACCGTGGTCGCGCTCCAGATAGCCGCCGCCGGAGCGGTCGGTATCCTGCGGCATCAGATAGCCGCCGGTGATGCCGGCGTAGGAACCATAATTCAGCTTGTTGTCCTGGGCCCGGGACGACGGTGCGATGGCCGTGGTGGCGAGCAGTGCAGCCGCAACAGCGGCAAGGGTAGCGGTGGGGGCGAGGCGGATCATGTGTTTAAACTCCTGTACCAAGTTTGACGAGGCGGGGGCGCCCGCCCTGTTGTGCCGTCTTGTGCGGCCGGGCGGTGCTGCATAAATGGGACTCGATTCTGGGCAGAAAAATGGCGTGTGACGCCGCTCCGTCACGGCAAGCTCTGCCATGGTATTTTCGCAACACTGCCAAGGGCCTGCTTGAGCGAAGCGCGGCAATGCCCTAATTGAGAAAGCCTTGGTGCTCCGTTCTTTTCCGGCTCTCATTCATGTCATCGAAAAAATCCGTTCTCGAAACCGCAGAGCAGCCGTGGTCAACCGCGCTGGTGCTGGTGTGTTCAGAATGTGACGGCGGCCACGGTGTCGAACTGACGAACAGACTGAAGGACAGCATGAAAGCGGCCGGCCACAAGAAGGATGTGCGGGTGGCGCGCGTGCGCTGCCTCGGCATCTGCCCCAAGCGCGGCGTCGCGGTGACGGTCACCGGCATCGAGCGCACGGCCTGCAGCTACGTGGTGCATGGCAAGGGCGATGACGCGGTGGACGCGCTGCGCGACGCTATCTTGCCGCAGAGGTGACGCTTCGTCGCGTCAACGCGACAGGGTAATTCTGTAGAGCCGCAGGCCGCGCGCGGGAATGCTGTCGCGAAACAGGCCGCGTTCCGGGTCGACCGCGACGGCTTCGGCATCATCGACGCGACTGACGGCGCGGAGCGCACGCGAAAAGCCGACGCGGAATTCTTCCGCCTGTGCGGCTTCATTCAGCACGATCAGCAGCAGGCCGCCATTTTCGGCGGGCTTCAGCAGGCTGCGCAGGCGCGGTGGCGCTTCGGATGAGCGCCTGCCGCCGATGGCCAGCGTATAGGGATCGGCTGCATCGGGCTGCAGCAGGGCGGGCACCAGTTTCGCGATACGGCGATTGAGCTGCATCACGGCGGTCCATAACCGGCGCGAGGCGGCGACATCGCCGGGGGTGGCTTTCAGCGCCGGCAGGCCGGTGCCGGTCTGGACGCCGTAATCCGATTGCGGCGCCGGCGCGATGCCCAGCATGCCGGCATTGCGTGCGGCGTAATTGTCTTCGCCATGCCAGATCAGGCCGGTGGCGCCAGCCATCAGCGCGGTAAAAGCCATCACCTGCACCTCGGCCGGATCAGGCAGCGTCTCGCCGTTGCCGGTGCGCGCGCTCACTGGCAGCAAAGCCCAGACCGGACGGCCGCTATGCTGACGCAGGCTGCGCGCGAAGGCCGCGCCGCCATCCGGTCCACGCGGCATCGGCACCACGGCAATGTCGCTGGCATCCAGCAGGGCGGCATGCTGCAGCCTGCCCCAGGTGTCGCTCGGCGTGGCGCGCAGCAGTTGCAGCCGCGAGCGGTCGGCGGCGGCGAGCTGCGCTTCCAGCGGCTGTTCCGGATCGGCAGTGACGGAATTGAAGTCCGCCATCAGTACGGTGTGGAAGCCGCGCCCGGCATCGCGATCGTAATCGACCAGCGCGCCGCTCAGGGCCAGCGGAAAGAACGAGCGCGCGACATCGTAGCCCGGCAGGATGTCGCCCTCGCGCGAGGCCTGCGGTACCCCACGAGATGAGCTTGCCGGGTGCGGGCTCTGGATCGCGCCATCGAGTGGCGCATACTCGGCAAAGGGATCGCTGGCGCAGCCGGCCAGCGCGAAAAGAACACCGAACAGCAGCGCCTTCATGCCGCGCTGCCGCATCGGATTGCGGTCAGCTCTTCTTGCCGCCGCTTTTGCTGGCCGCCTTCTTGCCGTCCGGCTTATCGCCATGCTCGATCACCGTGCCATCCTCGACATCCG includes:
- a CDS encoding heavy metal translocating P-type ATPase encodes the protein MSISQSLDLPVTGMSCASCAGRVEKALRALPGVQSASVNLASESAHVVFEGAAQDTLMAAAAMQAVKKAGYAVPQERFRLGISGMSCASCVGRVEKALRSVPGVASAAVNLAGESAEVSAPLGSVDAAQLIAALRKAGYEARPFDDAGTDAAPAIAQRAEATAKALARERNLALLTLALAAPFVGGMIASLLGHHDLMLSPLVQFLIATPVQFVLGWRFYRAGWSALRAGTGNMDLLVALGTTAAWGLSTWLWIAGLPHIEHGVVPHLYYEGSIAIIAFVRLGKWLEARARGQTAAALQALLRLRPTTARRRRADGSEETVETALLQPGDLLLLRAGEAFAADGIVVEGHGSVDESMLTGESLPVDKQPGDTVRAGTINRDGLLVVQIEAIAGETMLARILRLVESAQMAKPPVQQLVDRISSIFVPVVLFIALVTFALTFTLNGGNVEIALLHAIAVLVIACPCALGLATPAALMVGTGVAAKHGILIRDAGALEQARDLRLVAFDKTGTLTEGRPVVAALHAMNGDVAALLRFAAALQVGSQHPLAAAIRARAGTVALPPVQDFRDFAGRGVCGTVEGRHLLLGNVRLLQEHGIDAAPLRAQAEEQAGQGRTVSWLADDHSKQLLGLFAFGDEPRATSAAAIARLKQMGLRVAMLSGDSFAAANAVAARLGIDEVRAGLLPEDKAAVLAQLRNDIGGDIAMVGDGVNDAPALAASDLGIAMGSGTDAAMQTAGITLMRGDPLLVADAIDIARATDTRIRQNLGWAFAYNVIGIPLAAFGLLDPVLAGGAMAFSSVSVLANALLLRRWRPTTIVRQEARP
- a CDS encoding (2Fe-2S) ferredoxin domain-containing protein, producing the protein MSSKKSVLETAEQPWSTALVLVCSECDGGHGVELTNRLKDSMKAAGHKKDVRVARVRCLGICPKRGVAVTVTGIERTACSYVVHGKGDDAVDALRDAILPQR
- a CDS encoding outer membrane protein; amino-acid sequence: MIRLAPTATLAAVAAALLATTAIAPSSRAQDNKLNYGSYAGITGGYLMPQDTDRSGGGYLERDHGAGISAQYGHRFRNNLRLEGDLGYGNIDNERYHANGGSAGVGGDTDQYSLTGAAYYDVATGTPLTPYFGGGAGIVHQRHDRPAVTSNGSTLGGNDGSATDFTAFGEAGVAYKLSDGLEIVPSYRYQWINDGAQGLDDSTQHVARVGFRSWF
- the cueR gene encoding Cu(I)-responsive transcriptional regulator, whose translation is MNIGQASNHSGVSAKMIRYYESIGLMPEAGRTQAGYRVYSERDVHLLRFVRRSRDLGFALEDIRMLLGLWQDDERPSAAVKDIAMKHIDELTRKIAELQAMKRSLQHLAEACHGDDRPDCPILDDLSGPIQTDGEDAACCAKK